CACGTTGTGCGTGGATGTTAAGTAATTAACCCCACCTCAACAAATGCAGAAAACAAGCCACTACTCAGCATTAAGTACGCTTCTTTTGATTCGTTGGTCATTGAAATCATGTACGAAATGGCTAAATAGATTAGTTCCTTCATTCCTTCTTCACTTCTTATTGCCAACAATCTCATTATCACTTTAAATACCAAATACGCCACACTTACAAT
This portion of the Mesoaciditoga lauensis cd-1655R = DSM 25116 genome encodes:
- a CDS encoding transposase, with translation VRNYMSRWKIEVFFKSAKQRFNLGDCTLRNNKGQEHWMIIVSVAYLVFKVIMRLLAIRSEEGMKELIYLAISYMISMTNESKEAYLMLSSGLFSAFVEVGLIT